The Halogranum gelatinilyticum genome contains a region encoding:
- a CDS encoding ACT domain-containing protein produces MGPLDPVAVLDDCTVEVAAERYAVVTTDGECDVSGTFATIDDGREVTHVLTETRLAESRIETLDVESGWTLLTFDAVLPFDLVGFLAVVASALADAGVSIFALSAYSTDHVLVKEDDVETALATLAELGCEIRRL; encoded by the coding sequence ATGGGGCCGTTGGACCCCGTGGCGGTCTTGGACGACTGCACCGTCGAAGTCGCCGCCGAACGCTACGCCGTGGTCACTACGGATGGCGAGTGCGACGTCTCGGGGACCTTCGCGACCATCGACGACGGCCGAGAGGTGACGCACGTGCTCACCGAGACACGGCTGGCCGAGAGTCGAATCGAGACGCTCGACGTCGAATCCGGCTGGACGCTCCTCACCTTCGACGCCGTCCTGCCGTTCGACCTCGTCGGCTTCCTCGCCGTCGTCGCCTCGGCACTCGCCGACGCCGGGGTGTCGATCTTTGCACTCTCGGCGTATTCGACGGACCACGTACTGGTCAAAGAGGACGACGTGGAGACCGCGCTGGCGACGCTCGCAGAGTTGGGCTGTGAAATTCGGCGGCTGTGA
- a CDS encoding TspO/MBR family protein, with product MELTRGLPSGRRDWATLVGFVVLVNIVGAVPAVLGGPNSAWFAALDKPWFYPPPVTFGVVWTLLFTLMGIAVWRVWNVGIERQDVKLALGAFVGQFVFNVAWTPAFFTLQRPVLALWIILALVVAVVGTIAAFARVDRRAAALLVPYLLWGCFATVLNYSIVQLNGYALF from the coding sequence ATGGAACTCACACGCGGCCTCCCCAGTGGCCGTCGCGACTGGGCGACGCTCGTCGGCTTCGTCGTCCTCGTCAACATCGTCGGCGCGGTCCCGGCCGTCCTCGGTGGCCCGAACAGCGCGTGGTTCGCCGCGCTCGACAAACCCTGGTTCTATCCGCCGCCGGTGACGTTCGGCGTCGTCTGGACGCTCCTGTTTACGCTGATGGGCATCGCGGTCTGGCGCGTCTGGAACGTCGGTATCGAGCGACAGGACGTCAAACTCGCACTGGGCGCGTTCGTCGGCCAGTTCGTCTTCAACGTGGCGTGGACGCCCGCGTTCTTCACCCTCCAGCGGCCGGTCCTCGCCCTCTGGATCATCCTCGCGCTCGTCGTCGCCGTCGTCGGTACCATCGCCGCGTTCGCGCGGGTCGACCGCCGGGCGGCCGCCCTGCTCGTCCCCTACCTCCTGTGGGGCTGCTTCGCGACCGTGTTGAACTACAGCATCGTCCAACTCAACGGCTACGCGCTGTTCTGA